Proteins from one Euwallacea similis isolate ESF13 chromosome 13, ESF131.1, whole genome shotgun sequence genomic window:
- the Tsp26A gene encoding tetraspanin-5 isoform X3, translated as MTVTVSIANMPTVRKVRRESTEVSSCLKYMIFGFNVLFWLLGLGILTIGVWAWSEKDIFNNIGKVANIALDPAFILICVGTVTFIIGFTGCVGALRENTCLLATYAIFLSVLLLFEMTAGILGFIFKDWIKSQATIGFQTFIIHYREDPDQQNLIDWIQEDWLQCCGIEGPKDWDRNNYFNCSSRVVGSREACGVPFSCCKRKPNEIIKNKQCGYDVRKPGFPGEERHIFERGCLRAGEEWIESNLVPVAAVKVGVMILQAFDVTKIINERGCLEAVEDWTEKNMITLASYCFLLFFLQILGICFAQNLRADIFAQKAKWH; from the exons ATGACTGTCACTGTTTCAATCGCTAACATGCCTACTGTGAGGAAAGTTCGAAGGGAATCTACTGAAGTTAGTAGTTGCCTGAAGTATATGATATTCGGATTCAACGTGTTGTTTTGG CTTTTAGGCTTAGGCATTTTAACAATCGGAGTGTGGGCATGGTcagaaaaagacatttttaataacatagGAAAAGTAGCGAATATTGCCCTAGACCCTgcattcattttaatttgtgtGG GAACGGTCACTTTTATAATAGGTTTTACTGGCTGTGTAGGTGCTTTGAGAGAGAATACTTGCCTGCTAGCAAct TATGCCATATTTCTCTCTGTACTTCTCCTCTTCGAAATGACTGCCGGAATTTTGGGATTCATATTTAAAGACTGg ataaaaTCTCAAGCAACAATTGGCTTTCAAACCTTTATAATACACTACAGGGAAGACCCGGACCAACAAAACTTAATTGATTGGATTCAAGAGGATTGG ttgCAATGTTGTGGAATTGAAGGACCAAAAGACTGGGATCGAAACAACTATTTTAATTGCTCTTCTAGGGTTGTGGGCAGCAGAGAAGCTTGTGGAGTACCATTTTCCTGTTGCAAGCGAAAGCCCAAT gaaattataAAGAATAAGCAGTGCGGTTATGATGTGCGAAAGCCTGGATtt CCTGGTGAGGAAAGGCATATATTTGAAAGAGGTTGTTTGAGAGCCGGTGAAGAATGGATTGAAAGTAATTTAGTGCCCGTTGCGGCAGTTAAAGTAGGAGTCATGATCCTACAG GCTTTCGATGTTaccaaaattataaatgagCGGGGCTGTTTAGAGGCGGTTGAGGATTGGACTGAGAAGAACATGATTACTTTGGCGTCCTATtgtttcctacttttctttcTTCAG ATACTAGGCATCTGTTTTGCGCAAAATCTCCGCGCAGACATTTTCGCTCAGAAAGCCAAATGGCACTGA
- the Tsp26A gene encoding tetraspanin-5 isoform X2 — translation MTVTVSIANMPTVRKVRRESTEVSSCLKYMIFGFNVLFWLLGLGILTIGVWAWSEKDIFNNIGKVANIALDPAFILICVGTVTFIIGFTGCVGALRENTCLLATYAIFLSVLLLFEMTAGILGFIFKDWIKSQATIGFQTFIIHYREDPDQQNLIDWIQEDWLQCCGIEGPKDWDRNNYFNCSSRVVGSREACGVPFSCCKRKPNEIIKNKQCGYDVRKPGFPGEERHIFERGCLRAGEEWIESNLVPVAAVKVGVMILQILGICFAQNLRADIFAQKAKWH, via the exons ATGACTGTCACTGTTTCAATCGCTAACATGCCTACTGTGAGGAAAGTTCGAAGGGAATCTACTGAAGTTAGTAGTTGCCTGAAGTATATGATATTCGGATTCAACGTGTTGTTTTGG CTTTTAGGCTTAGGCATTTTAACAATCGGAGTGTGGGCATGGTcagaaaaagacatttttaataacatagGAAAAGTAGCGAATATTGCCCTAGACCCTgcattcattttaatttgtgtGG GAACGGTCACTTTTATAATAGGTTTTACTGGCTGTGTAGGTGCTTTGAGAGAGAATACTTGCCTGCTAGCAAct TATGCCATATTTCTCTCTGTACTTCTCCTCTTCGAAATGACTGCCGGAATTTTGGGATTCATATTTAAAGACTGg ataaaaTCTCAAGCAACAATTGGCTTTCAAACCTTTATAATACACTACAGGGAAGACCCGGACCAACAAAACTTAATTGATTGGATTCAAGAGGATTGG ttgCAATGTTGTGGAATTGAAGGACCAAAAGACTGGGATCGAAACAACTATTTTAATTGCTCTTCTAGGGTTGTGGGCAGCAGAGAAGCTTGTGGAGTACCATTTTCCTGTTGCAAGCGAAAGCCCAAT gaaattataAAGAATAAGCAGTGCGGTTATGATGTGCGAAAGCCTGGATtt CCTGGTGAGGAAAGGCATATATTTGAAAGAGGTTGTTTGAGAGCCGGTGAAGAATGGATTGAAAGTAATTTAGTGCCCGTTGCGGCAGTTAAAGTAGGAGTCATGATCCTACAG ATACTAGGCATCTGTTTTGCGCAAAATCTCCGCGCAGACATTTTCGCTCAGAAAGCCAAATGGCACTGA
- the Tsp26A gene encoding tetraspanin-5 isoform X1: MTVTVSIANMPTVRKVRRESTEVSSCLKYMIFGFNVLFWLLGLGILTIGVWAWSEKDIFNNIGKVANIALDPAFILICVGTVTFIIGFTGCVGALRENTCLLATYAIFLSVLLLFEMTAGILGFIFKDWIKSQATIGFQTFIIHYREDPDQQNLIDWIQEDWLQCCGIEGPKDWDRNNYFNCSSRVVGSREACGVPFSCCKRKPNEIIKNKQCGYDVRKPGFAFDVTKIINERGCLEAVEDWTEKNMITLASYCFLLFFLQILGICFAQNLRADIFAQKAKWH, translated from the exons ATGACTGTCACTGTTTCAATCGCTAACATGCCTACTGTGAGGAAAGTTCGAAGGGAATCTACTGAAGTTAGTAGTTGCCTGAAGTATATGATATTCGGATTCAACGTGTTGTTTTGG CTTTTAGGCTTAGGCATTTTAACAATCGGAGTGTGGGCATGGTcagaaaaagacatttttaataacatagGAAAAGTAGCGAATATTGCCCTAGACCCTgcattcattttaatttgtgtGG GAACGGTCACTTTTATAATAGGTTTTACTGGCTGTGTAGGTGCTTTGAGAGAGAATACTTGCCTGCTAGCAAct TATGCCATATTTCTCTCTGTACTTCTCCTCTTCGAAATGACTGCCGGAATTTTGGGATTCATATTTAAAGACTGg ataaaaTCTCAAGCAACAATTGGCTTTCAAACCTTTATAATACACTACAGGGAAGACCCGGACCAACAAAACTTAATTGATTGGATTCAAGAGGATTGG ttgCAATGTTGTGGAATTGAAGGACCAAAAGACTGGGATCGAAACAACTATTTTAATTGCTCTTCTAGGGTTGTGGGCAGCAGAGAAGCTTGTGGAGTACCATTTTCCTGTTGCAAGCGAAAGCCCAAT gaaattataAAGAATAAGCAGTGCGGTTATGATGTGCGAAAGCCTGGATtt GCTTTCGATGTTaccaaaattataaatgagCGGGGCTGTTTAGAGGCGGTTGAGGATTGGACTGAGAAGAACATGATTACTTTGGCGTCCTATtgtttcctacttttctttcTTCAG ATACTAGGCATCTGTTTTGCGCAAAATCTCCGCGCAGACATTTTCGCTCAGAAAGCCAAATGGCACTGA